The genomic region cctgggcagcacagacattgTGAGAAATGCTTCAACCGTCACTGCCACATTCCTGTGGAGCCTGATGTCTCCTGTCTGGTGATAAACTGTCACCTGTCCTGTGGTGCCACCTTCCACATGTGCAAAGAGGCAGAGCATGAGCTCCTCTGCCCTCTGGAGGAGGTTCCATGCCTCAACTCTGAATATGGCTGTCCGCTTTCCATGTCTCGCCATAAGCTGGCCAAGCACTTACAAGTGTGCCCCGCCAGTGTGGTCTGCTGCTCCATGGAGTGGAATCGCTGGCCGAATGTGGACTCTGAAACAATCCTTCATGAGAACATCATGAAAGAGACCCCCAGTGAGGAGTGTTTGGACACAGCTCTTGCCCTCCAGGACCAGAAGGTCCTCTTTAGATCTTTGAAAATGGTAGAACTTTTCCCAGAAACTAGAGAGCCCACTGAAGAGGAGCCTACTATGAATGGTGAAGCTAACTGGGAGGAAATGGGAGGAGCAGTGGGTGGAGCAGAAGCCAGTTTGGTACCACATGGAGGCCTATCAGCAACTAATGGAGAGATGGTAGAACTGAGTCAAGAAGAACGAGAGGTGTTAGCCAAAACCAAAGAAGGGATGGACCTGGCCAAGTTTGACAAGTGGGAAAATATATTCAGCAAAGAGCATGCAGCCTCTGCTTTAACAAGCTCATCAGTAGGCTGTGAGAGTAAGAATGGGCACAACCCAGGGAAAGAACAGTTTTCTAGCGACAATAACATGGGAGGAGAGGAGactttcaaagagaaagaaccaCAGGAAAAACAGAAGCAGCAGGACTTTCATGCAGCTCTGGAAACAACAGGGCTCGCGCCTTGGCAAGATGGTGTTCTGGAAAGACTGAAAACAGCTGTGGATGCAAAGGACTACAATATGTACCTGGTGCACAATGGGAGGATGCTTATTCACTTTGGTCAGATGCCTGCTTGCACGCCTAAGGAGAGAGACTTTGTTTATGGCAACCTTGAGGCTCAGGAAGTGAAGACTGTTTACACCTTCAAAGTTCCTGTGAGCTACTGTGGGAAGCGGGCTCGTGTTGGAGATGCCATGTCGAGTTGTAAGCCAAGTGAACACAAGGCAGTAGACACTTCAGATTTAGGGATCACGGTGGAGGACCTACCCAAATCAGATCTCATTAAGACCACCCTCTTGTGTGCTTTAGAAAGAGAACTTAAAGGTCATGTCATCTCTGAATCCAGGAGCATTGATGGACTGTTCATGGATTTTGCTACACAGACATACAATTTTGAGCCAGAACAATTTTCCTCTGGGACAGTGCTGGCTGACCTCCTAACCAATGCCAACCCAGGAGGGCTCCATGTGGAACTCCACAGTGAGTGTGTGACCAGGAGACACAACAAGAGCAGCTCTGCCTTCACTTTCACTTGCAACAAATTCTTCAGGAGGGATGAATTCCCCCTACATTTCAAGAATGTCCACACAGACATTCAATCATGTCTCAATGGCTGGTTCCAGCATCGATGCCCTCTTGCCTACTTGGGGTGTACTTTTATTCAAAACCATTTCCGTCCCCCTGGGCAAAAGGCAAAAGTGATCTATAGTCAGGAGCTTAAGACCTTTGCCATCAAGCCAGAGGTTGCCTCAGAgctgagtgagagaaagaagaacaaccATCTCTCAGGTCATGGAGGAAAAAGCCAGAATTGTCTAACCAGTCTGCCCCTGGAGGTTTTGCAGTACATTGCTGGGTTCTTGGACAGCATCAGCCTGTCCCAGCTTTCCCAGGTGTCTGTGCTGATGAGAAATATCTGTGCTACTTTGTTACAAGAGAGAGGGATGGTCCTCCTGCAGTGGAAGAAGAAGAGGTATTCTCATGGAGGCACCTCCTGGAGAGTCCACAGAGAGGCAAGTAaaccctcattcattcattcattgaacaactATTTAGTAAGAGGAAAATAAGTTTGTCTCAAATGATATTTGAGCCAAATATCATTTCTGTGTGGCAAGCAATGTACTAGGCACTGGCATTGCACTAGGTTCCTGGGAAGAAGACATAATCCTTGAACTCAAGGAGGTCATTCTGATGGAGAAGATAGACCTATAGACATATAAATGACAATACAGATAGTCATAcctgtttatctttgtgtatatgtCCTGGGTAACTTCTGTTTGCTCACGTGATTCATTCTCCAGCCCTGTCCACTATGATCAGTCCCCCAGGAGTGATTTCTACAGACTGCCTCAATCAACAACCTTGCCCTCCAGCTTCCAGCTGGGCAAATCTACTGCGAGTGTGTCATTGGAAATGGAGGGAGAAGAGTGAGTTGACAAATCTATTCTTCTGGCTTCCTCCCTGCATgcattctcccctcctcccctccatgaCGCTAGCACTGGCCATGTCCCTCTACTGAAGATGACTACATCGAGTGACTCTCTCCACACAATTACTCATTCTTGGTTCCAAtgacctcctttcttcttccctttcaggCCCAGGGTGTTACACTCTAGATTGTTACTAGCCTGGGTACTGCATTATATCTGTGGCTTACCCACACCCTGCCCAGACATTTGCATAtcgttattttttttaattttcttcaatttaCCCAATTTAagtgtgccatctgtttcctgccttGGAGTCTGATACAGTATGCCAACAAATTCTCCATAGTCCCGTAtcaactaatttaaaaaacaacaaactgtttttgcctttgttaaagacattttgaaattctaaaataatctGGTCCACCTGGTTCAAATATCTATTTACTTTCTCAAAAATCTCTGCTATATAAATCAAAGAGTCattctctttggaaaaatcttATTCCTTTTTCCTAATCTTACTGAACTGCATCATAACTTCTATCAGCTTATATCATACAAAAGTGAAACTCCTAATTCATTACTTATGAGATGCCCTTGGCATCTTTCCCATGGTAAATATGTGGTAATATGAGATACAAATTGATGATACCCATTTAGATCAATAATTCCATAATCACACTATAGAATTTCTTCCCAAAATGTGGGTGTGTGCAGAATGGCACTGGAGAGTTAGAGTTGTTTACACCTATTTTCACTGATTATGTCTAAAACATCTTATatgttttccattatttattcCCTGAGCAatcttcttcaaaaaataattgtCAGACTCTCCTTCATGTAGCCAGGCCTGCATCCATGTGTTAAACACTGACTGCCACCCATCCACATGTTAGGGATAAACATGAATAAGACTGAGATCCTGCCCTCAGGAACTGTATGGTCTAGAACTATCTAATATCTTCCTCTATAAAATCAGATGCAAATAATTTACATATtagaaatttcattattttttggcTCATGTTTGTTCCCTATTCAGTAATTGCTGACCACTCCTGAATATCATTTGAGACAAACTAATTTtcctttagaaaggaaaaaagaagaagaaaaaaaaaaaaaagaaaggaaaaaagagaattttagttGGAGCTCAAGAATGCTTAtattaaaatgccttttttttttttaagtgaaaacagaAATAGTTCTAAGATCCCTGGAAACACTTTTCTTATATTGGAACAATTATAATAAACTGAGGGTAAAGTGTCAAGTTGAAAGGGTATCAAGTTATGTCTACCCTGACAGCCGGATTTTAAGATTAGTGACTTTGCCACCACATCCTAGGTGGAAGGGCAAAAAGGGGTTTTTGTACCAGACACTTGGATTTCTCCTGAGGTTTCTGTTCTAGTGTGGCTCTTCTTAGTTAGGATACTTTTAGTTTTAAGCAACAGAAAACCAACTTAAAACAGCATCAATAATAAAGGGAACTGTCGTCCAAAGGCAATGACTCAGGTAAAGTTTGATCTGGCAGCTCAAAAATGCCCCCAAATgacctatttattttctatttcttacctCTACTTCCTCTCTTACGGCTCCATTCTAAAACACAGCTCTCCCTTGGTGGTCCCTGGGGGCTGCCAGCAGCTCCTAAGACTGAAGTTCCCCAGCTGAAGTAGAGAGGGGAAAAAGGGAACCCACTTCTTGATATCTCTAGCAAAAGTCCTagggtagggcgcctgggtggctcagttggttaagcgactgcctttgactcatgtCTTGATTTGAA from Mustela erminea isolate mMusErm1 chromosome 1, mMusErm1.Pri, whole genome shotgun sequence harbors:
- the FBXO40 gene encoding F-box only protein 40 isoform X2; its protein translation is MGRARRPLPGQHRHCEKCFNRHCHIPVEPDVSCLVINCHLSCGATFHMCKEAEHELLCPLEEVPCLNSEYGCPLSMSRHKLAKHLQVCPASVVCCSMEWNRWPNVDSETILHENIMKETPSEECLDTALALQDQKVLFRSLKMVELFPETREPTEEEPTMNGEANWEEMGGAVGGAEASLVPHGGLSATNGEMVELSQEEREVLAKTKEGMDLAKFDKWENIFSKEHAASALTSSSVGCESKNGHNPGKEQFSSDNNMGGEETFKEKEPQEKQKQQDFHAALETTGLAPWQDGVLERLKTAVDAKDYNMYLVHNGRMLIHFGQMPACTPKERDFVYGNLEAQEVKTVYTFKVPVSYCGKRARVGDAMSSCKPSEHKAVDTSDLGITVEDLPKSDLIKTTLLCALERELKGHVISESRSIDGLFMDFATQTYNFEPEQFSSGTVLADLLTNANPGGLHVELHSECVTRRHNKSSSAFTFTCNKFFRRDEFPLHFKNVHTDIQSCLNGWFQHRCPLAYLGCTFIQNHFRPPGQKAKVIYSQELKTFAIKPEVASELSERKKNNHLSGHGGKSQNCLTSLPLEVLQYIAGFLDSISLSQLSQVSVLMRNICATLLQERGMVLLQWKKKRYSHGGTSWRVHRESPRSDFYRLPQSTTLPSSFQLGKSTASVSLEMEGEESGNSAASSPKSRAGSLMKLPPWLNT
- the FBXO40 gene encoding F-box only protein 40 isoform X1, yielding MGRARRPLPGQHRHCEKCFNRHCHIPVEPDVSCLVINCHLSCGATFHMCKEAEHELLCPLEEVPCLNSEYGCPLSMSRHKLAKHLQVCPASVVCCSMEWNRWPNVDSETILHENIMKETPSEECLDTALALQDQKVLFRSLKMVELFPETREPTEEEPTMNGEANWEEMGGAVGGAEASLVPHGGLSATNGEMVELSQEEREVLAKTKEGMDLAKFDKWENIFSKEHAASALTSSSVGCESKNGHNPGKEQFSSDNNMGGEETFKEKEPQEKQKQQDFHAALETTGLAPWQDGVLERLKTAVDAKDYNMYLVHNGRMLIHFGQMPACTPKERDFVYGNLEAQEVKTVYTFKVPVSYCGKRARVGDAMSSCKPSEHKAVDTSDLGITVEDLPKSDLIKTTLLCALERELKGHVISESRSIDGLFMDFATQTYNFEPEQFSSGTVLADLLTNANPGGLHVELHSECVTRRHNKSSSAFTFTCNKFFRRDEFPLHFKNVHTDIQSCLNGWFQHRCPLAYLGCTFIQNHFRPPGQKAKVIYSQELKTFAIKPEVASELSERKKNNHLSGHGGKSQNCLTSLPLEVLQYIAGFLDSISLSQLSQVSVLMRNICATLLQERGMVLLQWKKKRYSHGGTSWRVHREIWQFSSLFSKIKSWEFNEVASMAEHLKACPFNVVEHKTDPILLTSMCQLQEQARESLVTTFRDRPRGRHTC